From bacterium, a single genomic window includes:
- a CDS encoding ABC transporter ATP-binding protein, with protein sequence MNEKVLIVENLAKRFGNVQALSGISFECRRGELFGLLGPNGAGKTTTIRSICSIVKPDAGIIHVDGVTVSKNPLEALKRMAVVLEEGSLYDRLTSEENMILFAEFHGLKKDVIKERVGQIAETLGLNEYLKRQFKELSKGNRQKVLLGQALVVDPPLLILDEPTAGLDVPTQKSIRDLLQKIKKDRTILYSTHIMSEAEELCDRLAIIDHGRIVAQGTVKEICRQAAVKDLEQAFLKLVGKNV encoded by the coding sequence ATGAACGAAAAGGTTCTTATTGTTGAAAATCTTGCAAAGCGTTTCGGCAATGTCCAGGCGCTTTCCGGAATAAGTTTTGAATGCCGTCGAGGCGAGCTTTTTGGTTTACTCGGTCCTAACGGAGCAGGCAAAACCACGACCATCAGGTCGATATGTTCTATAGTCAAGCCCGATGCAGGCATAATTCATGTTGACGGCGTGACGGTCAGTAAGAATCCTCTTGAAGCCCTTAAACGCATGGCAGTTGTACTCGAAGAAGGCTCTCTATACGACAGACTGACCTCTGAAGAGAACATGATACTCTTTGCGGAGTTTCACGGCCTCAAAAAAGACGTTATTAAAGAAAGAGTTGGACAAATTGCGGAAACCCTCGGACTCAATGAGTACCTCAAGCGGCAGTTCAAGGAGCTTTCCAAGGGCAACAGACAGAAGGTTCTTTTGGGTCAGGCATTGGTTGTAGACCCTCCGCTTCTGATTCTTGATGAGCCTACCGCAGGTCTGGACGTGCCCACGCAAAAATCCATTCGTGATCTGCTGCAAAAGATAAAGAAAGACCGCACTATCCTTTATTCGACTCATATAATGTCGGAAGCCGAGGAGCTTTGCGACAGGCTGGCAATAATCGATCATGGCAGGATAGTAGCCCAGGGTACGGTCAAGGAGATATGCAGACAAGCTGCTGTAAAGGATCTGGAACAGGCGTTTCTCAAACTGGTAGGTAAAAATGTTTAA
- a CDS encoding 2TM domain-containing protein translates to MEHEIRRKAEERVERRISFYMHLASYFVINTAIFFVWFFVTDHGKGFPWFVIPLAGWGIGVIAHFFNVFVFHGLRERLIEREMERIQQKKKKKD, encoded by the coding sequence ATGGAACATGAAATCCGTCGTAAGGCTGAAGAGAGGGTGGAAAGACGGATTAGCTTCTACATGCATCTGGCGAGCTACTTCGTTATTAACACGGCAATTTTCTTCGTGTGGTTTTTTGTTACCGATCATGGAAAAGGTTTTCCGTGGTTCGTTATTCCGCTTGCCGGATGGGGGATCGGGGTTATCGCACATTTCTTTAATGTATTTGTTTTTCATGGCTTACGAGAGAGATTGATTGAACGTGAAATGGAGCGGATTCAACAAAAAAAGAAAAAAAAGGATTGA
- a CDS encoding Na+/H+ antiporter subunit G, giving the protein MINILYIIGFIIIAVGVLFNLLGAIGLVRMPDVYNRLQAATKSVTLGTLGIMIGILFLKGFTPMGIKAIICGAFLLLTAPVSAHALARGSLRFGAKMWKGTVKDTYGKDKLGGEQIEREEKKDEVA; this is encoded by the coding sequence ATGATTAATATTCTCTACATAATCGGGTTTATCATAATAGCTGTAGGCGTTCTATTCAATCTTCTTGGAGCAATCGGACTTGTACGCATGCCCGACGTTTATAACCGACTTCAGGCTGCGACGAAAAGCGTTACTCTTGGAACACTGGGCATAATGATAGGCATACTGTTTTTAAAGGGTTTTACCCCAATGGGTATAAAAGCCATTATCTGCGGAGCGTTTCTTCTTTTGACGGCTCCTGTTTCAGCCCATGCCCTTGCAAGAGGTTCACTTAGATTTGGTGCAAAAATGTGGAAGGGCACGGTAAAGGATACCTACGGAAAAGATAAGCTTGGCGGAGAACAGATCGAAAGAGAGGAGAAAAAAGATGAAGTGGCCTAA
- a CDS encoding 4Fe-4S binding protein, translating into MKWPKLRELGEAIRSLFSSPYTTKYPFKPSIPAPRFRGTILFDEKECIGCGACVEVCPAKARALEDDLDKRIRHVAYFKDMCIYCGQCVAYCTTKNGIHHTVDYDLSYVDKSKYKDSIDKELVFCEECGEVITTRDHLIWIAERIGELSYANPTLVLAKQTSLKTVEIQYDKGDSNPYRSGHQRLLCPDCRRKVVLNEIWGY; encoded by the coding sequence ATGAAGTGGCCTAAACTGAGAGAACTAGGCGAAGCAATAAGATCTTTATTCTCTTCTCCTTATACCACTAAGTATCCTTTCAAACCAAGTATTCCGGCTCCCCGGTTTCGGGGCACCATACTTTTCGATGAAAAGGAGTGCATTGGATGTGGAGCCTGTGTTGAAGTCTGCCCGGCTAAAGCGCGAGCACTCGAGGATGATCTGGACAAACGTATAAGACATGTTGCATACTTTAAGGATATGTGCATATATTGCGGTCAATGCGTCGCTTACTGCACGACGAAAAATGGAATCCATCATACCGTGGATTACGATTTAAGTTACGTCGATAAAAGCAAGTATAAAGATTCAATAGACAAGGAACTCGTGTTTTGCGAAGAATGCGGGGAAGTTATTACCACTCGCGATCATCTTATCTGGATAGCAGAAAGGATAGGCGAGCTTTCGTATGCAAACCCGACCCTTGTTCTTGCGAAGCAGACTTCACTTAAAACGGTTGAAATCCAGTATGACAAAGGTGATTCAAATCCTTACCGGAGCGGACATCAGAGACTGCTATGTCCGGACTGCAGACGCAAGGTAGTTCTTAACGAAATCTGGGGATACTGA
- a CDS encoding UDP-2,3-diacylglucosamine diphosphatase, translating into MNKVFFVSDLHARPDSPEREAVFKEFLKRKLMSGDSLYILGDLFEFGFAFNGQILPYYQSLVSVLTSLQSSGVRIFFLPGNHDLWMCSYLARRGIRIIREGSVITVLGKKVALYHGLLKEPDSLSRLASSVMRNPDCVWLYSGLPQRLGFALAMRLSGFSRRRNKPFSKRLNSSMIRKTADEAEIIISGHHHERLVFKLNGKLIYITGDWITNCTYLEMTKNGLEQRIFSAKP; encoded by the coding sequence GTGAACAAGGTTTTCTTCGTCTCCGATTTGCACGCGCGACCTGACAGTCCTGAGCGTGAAGCGGTCTTCAAGGAATTCTTAAAAAGAAAGCTTATGAGCGGGGACTCTCTGTACATTCTTGGCGATCTGTTTGAGTTCGGCTTCGCATTTAACGGTCAGATACTGCCTTACTACCAATCTCTTGTTTCTGTTCTGACAAGTCTTCAATCCTCAGGGGTAAGGATTTTCTTTCTCCCGGGCAATCACGATCTCTGGATGTGCAGCTATTTAGCCAGGAGAGGAATCAGAATAATCAGGGAAGGTAGCGTCATTACTGTTTTAGGCAAAAAAGTGGCTCTATACCACGGATTACTGAAGGAGCCTGATTCACTGTCAAGATTAGCTTCTTCTGTTATGAGAAACCCCGATTGCGTCTGGCTCTATTCAGGTCTTCCTCAGCGTTTAGGCTTCGCTCTTGCAATGCGGCTGAGCGGATTCAGCCGCAGGCGCAACAAGCCGTTTTCGAAGAGACTGAACTCCTCGATGATAAGGAAGACTGCCGATGAAGCGGAAATAATCATAAGCGGACACCATCACGAGCGACTGGTCTTCAAACTCAACGGTAAACTTATATACATTACTGGCGACTGGATTACGAATTGCACATATCTTGAGATGACGAAAAACGGATTAGAGCAAAGAATCTTTAGCGCAAAACCATGA
- a CDS encoding biotin transporter BioY, which yields MDSKIYRLLRGTLLTFASSAAIALSAQVAIPLPFTPVPITLQTLVVLLSGALLGSRLGPLSVIVYIGLGMTGIPVFASGGAGLARLLGPTGGYLVGFAAASFVAGFLFENGFGKTLFGRTLAMLAASVLIYAFGLARLASFTGWDSVLSLGLYPFIAGDMLKIGLLTLLLPATQAVVQIRQKSL from the coding sequence ATGGATTCGAAAATATATCGTCTTCTCCGCGGTACTCTTTTGACTTTCGCTTCGAGCGCGGCAATCGCGCTCTCCGCCCAGGTGGCAATACCGCTTCCTTTCACTCCTGTTCCAATAACATTGCAGACGCTCGTCGTGCTTTTGTCCGGCGCGCTTCTTGGAAGCAGACTAGGCCCCTTGAGCGTCATAGTCTACATTGGACTCGGCATGACCGGCATCCCCGTATTCGCCTCGGGCGGAGCAGGTCTTGCAAGGCTTCTGGGCCCAACGGGCGGCTATCTTGTCGGCTTTGCCGCCGCATCCTTCGTTGCAGGTTTTCTTTTCGAGAATGGATTCGGAAAGACTCTTTTCGGGCGGACGCTAGCGATGCTTGCAGCAAGCGTCCTCATCTACGCGTTCGGACTTGCGCGCCTCGCCTCATTCACGGGCTGGGACAGTGTTCTTTCGCTCGGCCTTTATCCCTTTATCGCAGGCGATATGCTCAAGATAGGCTTGCTTACCTTGTTGCTGCCCGCGACTCAAGCCGTTGTGCAGATTCGTCAGAAAAGCTTGTAG
- a CDS encoding nitroreductase family protein: MDVLEALLTRRSIRKYTSKPVSKETVETLLRAAMAAPSAGNQQPWQFVVVTDRTVLDEHPVCKGAPCAILVCGDANLEKYKGYWVIDCTLATANILAAAHAMGLGSVFLGIYPHEESMNNLRKALGLGDNLIPLTLLPLGYPAEEKPASNRFDPARISWK, encoded by the coding sequence ATGGACGTACTAGAGGCGCTTTTAACCAGGCGGAGCATTCGTAAGTATACCTCAAAACCCGTATCGAAGGAGACGGTTGAAACTCTGCTGCGGGCGGCAATGGCCGCGCCGTCGGCAGGCAACCAGCAGCCGTGGCAGTTCGTGGTCGTGACCGACCGGACGGTGCTCGACGAACACCCGGTTTGCAAGGGCGCGCCGTGCGCTATCCTCGTTTGCGGGGACGCGAATCTCGAAAAGTACAAGGGATACTGGGTAATAGACTGCACGCTCGCGACGGCCAACATCCTTGCGGCCGCGCACGCCATGGGCCTGGGCTCGGTCTTTCTGGGAATCTACCCGCACGAAGAATCCATGAACAATCTGCGGAAAGCTCTGGGACTTGGAGATAATCTCATCCCACTCACCCTGCTACCCCTGGGATATCCGGCTGAGGAGAAGCCCGCATCGAACCGTTTTGACCCCGCAAGAATAAGCTGGAAGTAA
- a CDS encoding 4-oxalocrotonate tautomerase, whose amino-acid sequence MPVLSYEGPKLTKEQKEKLIKEMTEAAARVIPDIPEQAYYFFVREYEDENVGVGGMPLRDYIKSVREMGSGR is encoded by the coding sequence ATGCCCGTATTGTCTTACGAAGGTCCCAAGCTTACGAAAGAGCAGAAGGAGAAATTAATCAAGGAGATGACCGAAGCCGCGGCAAGGGTTATACCCGATATACCCGAACAAGCCTATTATTTCTTTGTACGAGAATACGAAGACGAAAACGTGGGCGTCGGCGGTATGCCGCTTCGAGACTACATAAAATCGGTACGCGAGATGGGTAGCGGGCGTTAG
- a CDS encoding KamA family radical SAM protein: MKDPKRLKAIARAEKLRERISDYLEVRKTIHTGFELVEDVGVRKRRIMEELGGTEEQWNDWHWQLANRIRDVDTLTKLIDLREEDLEDITKVGKTFRWAVSPYYLSLADFSGRYGPIKLQAVPLVAELSIHGGSVDPMDEEHNSPAASVTRRYPDRLIILVSNICPTYCRHCQRRRLIGQKDHHTDWPQIEESIKYVRDNPEIRDVLLTGGDPLTRDDEDLERILSSLRKIKHVEIIRIGSRTPVTMPQRITPELVKILQKHHPIYLNTQFNHPREITPESANACSMLADGGIPLGNQMVLLNGINDRCSVVKALNQELLRIRVKPYYIFHAKEIRGTIHFVTSVDKGIEIMEFLRGYTSGMAIPTYIINAPHGLGKTPILPEYIISRGPNFITIRTWENKVIRYPNRKEVDITQF; encoded by the coding sequence ATGAAAGACCCGAAACGCCTGAAAGCGATAGCGCGCGCCGAAAAACTGCGCGAACGCATCAGTGATTATCTTGAGGTTAGAAAGACCATCCACACGGGTTTTGAGTTAGTGGAGGATGTTGGGGTACGCAAGAGGCGCATAATGGAAGAACTGGGAGGAACTGAGGAGCAGTGGAACGACTGGCACTGGCAGCTTGCTAATCGGATTCGCGATGTTGATACATTAACCAAGCTTATAGACCTGAGAGAGGAGGACCTCGAGGATATAACTAAAGTAGGCAAGACGTTTCGGTGGGCTGTGTCGCCGTACTATTTGTCCTTAGCTGATTTTTCAGGCCGTTACGGACCGATTAAACTTCAAGCCGTTCCTCTTGTAGCCGAACTGAGCATTCACGGCGGGAGCGTTGACCCGATGGACGAGGAGCACAACTCGCCTGCAGCAAGCGTAACCCGAAGATATCCGGACAGGCTTATAATACTCGTATCGAATATATGTCCGACCTATTGCAGGCACTGTCAGCGACGCAGATTGATAGGTCAGAAGGACCACCACACCGACTGGCCTCAAATCGAGGAATCCATCAAGTATGTCAGGGATAATCCGGAGATCAGGGACGTTCTCTTGACCGGAGGAGACCCCCTCACTCGCGATGATGAAGACCTGGAACGCATCCTCTCTTCGCTAAGGAAAATCAAGCATGTTGAGATAATCAGAATCGGCTCCCGCACGCCTGTAACCATGCCACAGCGAATCACGCCCGAACTTGTCAAAATACTCCAAAAGCACCACCCAATCTACTTGAACACGCAGTTTAATCATCCGAGAGAGATTACACCTGAATCCGCAAATGCATGCAGCATGCTTGCAGATGGTGGAATACCTCTAGGCAATCAGATGGTTTTACTTAACGGTATAAACGACCGATGTTCGGTAGTGAAGGCGCTCAATCAGGAACTCTTGAGGATACGCGTAAAACCTTACTACATCTTTCATGCAAAGGAGATAAGGGGTACTATCCATTTCGTAACCTCTGTCGACAAGGGAATCGAGATAATGGAGTTTCTGCGCGGCTATACGTCCGGAATGGCTATACCGACATACATAATAAACGCTCCTCACGGTCTTGGAAAGACGCCTATATTGCCGGAATACATCATTTCGAGAGGTCCGAATTTCATAACCATCAGAACATGGGAGAACAAGGTAATCCGTTATCCAAACCGCAAAGAAGTCGATATTACTCAGTTCTGA
- a CDS encoding slipin family protein, with protein sequence MTQTYIFIGLGVLLLIIIISAIKILREYERGVIFRLGRLVGVKGPGLIFLIPFGIDKMVKVSLRTITMDIPPQDIITRDNVTVEVNAVAYFRPMDAAKAVVEVQDYIYATSQIAQTTLRSVLGEYELDDLLAEREKINERLQKIIDKQTDPWGVKVSMVEIKDVNLPEEMRRAIARQAEAERERRAKVIHADGEFQASQKLSEAAVVLDKTPTAIQLRFLSTLTEIATEKNSTIVFPVPIDLLRAWLEKQKTEVKPQRTRSSKK encoded by the coding sequence ATGACGCAGACTTATATATTTATCGGTTTAGGCGTTTTGCTGTTAATCATTATCATTTCCGCCATCAAAATCCTTCGCGAATACGAGCGCGGCGTTATCTTCAGGCTTGGCCGTCTAGTAGGGGTTAAAGGACCTGGACTCATCTTCCTTATTCCTTTCGGGATAGACAAGATGGTCAAGGTTAGTCTCAGAACCATTACCATGGATATTCCGCCGCAGGACATCATAACCCGTGATAACGTCACCGTTGAAGTGAACGCAGTGGCCTATTTCAGGCCTATGGATGCCGCAAAGGCCGTTGTTGAGGTTCAGGACTACATCTACGCAACATCCCAGATTGCCCAGACAACGCTTCGTTCCGTGCTCGGAGAATACGAACTCGATGATCTTCTGGCCGAGCGCGAAAAAATTAACGAGCGTCTTCAAAAGATCATAGATAAGCAAACGGATCCCTGGGGCGTCAAGGTTTCGATGGTCGAGATAAAGGACGTTAATCTTCCGGAGGAGATGCGCAGGGCGATAGCCCGTCAGGCAGAGGCCGAACGCGAGCGCCGCGCAAAGGTCATTCACGCCGACGGCGAGTTTCAGGCGTCGCAGAAGCTGAGTGAAGCCGCAGTCGTTCTCGATAAAACACCGACCGCCATCCAGCTGAGATTTTTGAGCACTCTAACCGAGATTGCCACGGAAAAGAACTCGACCATAGTATTTCCTGTACCTATAGACCTTCTAAGAGCGTGGCTTGAAAAACAGAAGACCGAAGTAAAGCCTCAAAGAACAAGGTCATCCAAGAAGTAA
- a CDS encoding DUF2188 domain-containing protein, translating into MPGPKVYHLEYRRKMWRLKGASAEKALRVFQTKAKALKESAKIVRRQKPSMLKIHKKNGIITRTRSY; encoded by the coding sequence ATGCCCGGACCAAAGGTTTACCATCTCGAATACAGGAGAAAAATGTGGCGGCTTAAAGGGGCAAGCGCCGAAAAGGCTTTGCGAGTGTTCCAGACCAAGGCGAAAGCGCTGAAGGAGTCGGCGAAAATAGTTCGCAGACAGAAGCCTTCAATGCTCAAGATACATAAAAAGAACGGAATCATTACGCGGACGAGAAGCTATTAA
- a CDS encoding OmpA family protein, giving the protein MKKAFIMGLSILLLAAVLNAAPTVTAGSGLYRIQNASITKGNLSFNLHLAGNPAGAYHMNDGDFSTWDGIFRLGASWAPFEFLEVGLVPALGYYKPTPDDTADIGLWDMEINAKTSYSRMKVLKLGLQARALVPLASDVFFPAGYSNGLDVGGRGLITADFRDVMKFPLLLHLNAGYMLSMDTYDSLMNEYNIAGYFGRNRMTLGAGLEIPTRFVTLLAEIYAEQPGDVWVTPTLRLNLPFGFHVDYGMDFLILADTSDPREDLYRTVTTGISWSTPPKKHIPMGSISGTVKDADNGSGLVAKISFSGPETGIIDAGSMGFRIDSLDPGTYTLEAIVEGYTSEKRSVVVQDRQVTEINFSLKPALVSFSGTVHEREKDAPLAATIRFTDASLPDAMTDPGTGIFKVQLKPGTYGVEVTSEGYLPQTSSVIVTKTGAVKDFKLIKKGMKIAFRGINFETAKAVILSESYPILDEAAKILLENPDINVEIGGHTDNRGADSYNQKLSQERAESVRLYLIEKHGIEGSRLYAKGYGESQPVAPNDTEENMAKNRRVEFTILK; this is encoded by the coding sequence ATGAAAAAAGCGTTTATTATGGGGTTATCAATATTATTGTTAGCCGCTGTCTTAAACGCCGCGCCAACGGTAACAGCAGGATCAGGCCTTTACCGCATTCAAAACGCATCCATAACCAAAGGTAATCTATCCTTCAATCTTCATCTTGCCGGAAACCCGGCAGGCGCCTACCACATGAACGACGGAGACTTTTCAACCTGGGACGGAATCTTCAGGCTTGGAGCAAGCTGGGCGCCTTTTGAGTTCCTTGAAGTAGGTCTCGTTCCGGCTTTGGGGTACTACAAACCGACTCCGGACGATACAGCGGATATCGGCTTGTGGGATATGGAAATAAACGCCAAGACTTCGTATTCAAGGATGAAGGTTTTGAAGCTGGGGCTCCAGGCAAGAGCGCTGGTCCCGCTCGCTTCCGATGTATTCTTTCCAGCGGGATATTCGAACGGACTCGATGTCGGCGGACGCGGGCTTATAACTGCAGATTTCAGGGATGTCATGAAGTTTCCCCTTCTCTTGCACCTGAATGCAGGCTACATGCTGAGCATGGACACATACGACTCGCTAATGAACGAATACAATATCGCTGGATATTTTGGACGCAATCGCATGACGCTCGGAGCCGGTCTTGAGATACCCACTCGTTTCGTAACGCTTCTTGCTGAAATATACGCCGAGCAGCCAGGCGATGTATGGGTAACGCCCACGTTGAGGCTGAATCTGCCTTTTGGATTCCATGTCGACTACGGCATGGATTTCCTGATACTGGCGGATACGAGCGATCCCAGAGAAGATCTCTACCGTACAGTAACAACCGGCATATCATGGTCAACTCCTCCCAAAAAACATATCCCGATGGGTTCAATAAGCGGAACGGTCAAGGATGCCGATAACGGTTCCGGTCTCGTAGCTAAAATAAGCTTTTCCGGACCCGAAACAGGCATAATTGATGCAGGCTCTATGGGATTCAGGATAGATTCTCTTGACCCTGGAACCTACACACTAGAAGCGATTGTCGAAGGTTATACGAGCGAAAAAAGATCTGTCGTGGTGCAGGACAGACAGGTTACCGAAATAAACTTCTCCCTGAAGCCTGCGCTCGTCAGCTTTTCGGGAACCGTTCACGAGAGAGAGAAAGACGCTCCTCTTGCCGCAACGATAAGGTTTACTGATGCGTCACTTCCGGATGCAATGACCGATCCAGGCACCGGAATATTCAAGGTTCAGCTTAAACCCGGCACCTACGGCGTTGAGGTCACCTCCGAGGGATATCTTCCCCAAACCTCGTCCGTTATTGTCACGAAGACGGGCGCGGTCAAAGACTTCAAGCTTATCAAGAAAGGAATGAAGATTGCATTCCGCGGCATAAATTTCGAAACCGCAAAAGCCGTTATACTTTCCGAATCTTACCCTATTCTTGACGAGGCTGCTAAGATTCTTCTTGAAAACCCGGATATCAACGTTGAGATAGGCGGACATACCGATAATCGGGGCGCGGACTCATATAATCAGAAGCTCTCGCAGGAGAGGGCCGAGTCCGTAAGGCTTTACCTTATTGAAAAACACGGCATAGAAGGTTCAAGGCTTTATGCAAAAGGCTACGGCGAGAGCCAGCCGGTTGCCCCGAACGATACCGAAGAAAACATGGCCAAGAACCGCAGGGTGGAGTTCACGATACTCAAGTAA
- a CDS encoding ABC transporter permease has protein sequence MFKGIGLIFRKEMWTAFREKRTFLFLILFPLLIWPAFTVLPTLLIGGREKKAEEKRSSVVLVSSQDTGLEEFLSESKRVKLVKVKNPATAVSEKLADCVIYVDSVSADKMIIYTRIYYDATRTESKVAADKVELALSSYDQSVVRKRLAGEGVDERLLTAVSYIRENAINPLQMFGFYMGFVIGMFIVMGTLMGASSIVIDSTAGEKERKTLELLLTAPIPRSSIMFGKYLAGVTFAFISPILTALGMSLAASFVIPLLSGGGSGLNLAGMLSVGKILMILLIILLLAAFIVALLMAIAVRTQSTKQAGAYMAPLNIVMVIPIIFMQMIPVVPPAWMYFVPFMNVMLVLRGMLMNTLPATGIVYTIASSIVFLALALRFAASGFGKESVLLR, from the coding sequence ATGTTTAAAGGAATAGGTTTAATCTTCCGCAAGGAGATGTGGACGGCGTTTCGCGAGAAGCGCACGTTTTTGTTTCTTATCCTCTTTCCGCTTCTTATCTGGCCCGCGTTTACGGTTCTGCCCACCCTTCTCATCGGCGGAAGGGAAAAGAAAGCGGAGGAGAAGCGTTCCTCAGTCGTTTTGGTCTCTTCGCAGGATACAGGACTCGAGGAGTTCTTAAGCGAATCGAAACGGGTTAAACTCGTAAAAGTGAAAAACCCTGCTACTGCCGTATCGGAAAAGCTGGCAGACTGCGTTATATATGTGGACAGCGTATCTGCAGACAAGATGATTATCTACACCCGAATCTACTACGACGCCACGAGAACGGAATCTAAGGTTGCCGCAGACAAGGTTGAGCTTGCATTGTCGAGTTATGACCAGTCAGTAGTCAGAAAGCGGCTTGCAGGAGAAGGCGTTGACGAGAGATTGCTGACGGCAGTTTCCTATATTCGTGAGAATGCCATTAATCCCCTGCAGATGTTCGGTTTCTATATGGGTTTCGTTATCGGCATGTTCATCGTGATGGGTACTCTTATGGGAGCTTCCTCTATCGTAATCGATTCCACGGCAGGCGAGAAGGAGCGAAAGACCCTTGAGCTTCTTCTGACGGCGCCGATACCGCGCTCATCAATAATGTTTGGCAAGTATCTGGCAGGCGTCACGTTTGCCTTTATTTCTCCCATTCTGACGGCACTGGGCATGTCACTTGCCGCATCCTTCGTGATACCCTTGCTCTCAGGTGGAGGCAGCGGGCTTAATCTGGCAGGCATGCTTTCCGTTGGCAAGATTCTCATGATACTCCTCATCATCCTTCTTCTTGCCGCGTTCATTGTGGCGCTTCTCATGGCTATTGCGGTCAGAACTCAATCGACCAAACAGGCCGGAGCATATATGGCGCCTTTGAACATAGTGATGGTAATTCCCATCATCTTCATGCAGATGATTCCTGTTGTTCCGCCTGCATGGATGTACTTTGTTCCGTTCATGAACGTGATGCTCGTTCTGCGAGGTATGCTAATGAATACGCTTCCTGCGACCGGAATCGTTTACACCATTGCTTCAAGCATCGTATTCCTCGCACTTGCACTCCGCTTTGCAGCCTCTGGATTCGGTAAGGAGAGCGTTTTGCTTCGCTAG
- a CDS encoding NAD(P)/FAD-dependent oxidoreductase produces MDNSWDVIVVGAGPAGSSCARVIAESGYSVLVLDKKHTIGEPNHCGEGVSSACLDEVGVSAPQPWIISEVKGCKLLFPNGTEIRFTQKGYCIDRPSFDRFLAERASNLGAVFRTSSEVKAIVSEQSGWRVRTAHSELRSRYLVGAGGALCPVSKHFKQNPFILPAVQYKFRKKDVACDFSDSFLQFHHHEDFSGGYAWVFDRSDEVSIGAGSPTGLKEKLERFCARIGVDPDKRIKTEGGPIPFLHRPLQIAFPRALLCGDSGGFTYPFTKGGVHGACWSGRISGEVIVEALRKNDSYTLSDYSRRVSLYPCRSRTHLMIPQAFFKFDNKIIDTIGRIMDGKEYTEIPVGRFARHFLPHPSPRILWGIAVGFCVQRFYHHSRRFAW; encoded by the coding sequence ATGGATAACTCCTGGGACGTTATAGTTGTCGGTGCAGGGCCTGCCGGTTCTTCTTGCGCAAGAGTGATAGCCGAATCCGGCTACTCCGTTCTCGTTCTTGACAAGAAGCATACCATAGGCGAGCCCAATCACTGCGGCGAAGGCGTATCCTCCGCTTGCTTAGACGAGGTTGGTGTCAGCGCGCCCCAGCCCTGGATAATCAGCGAGGTTAAAGGCTGCAAGCTCCTGTTTCCGAACGGGACAGAGATCCGCTTCACCCAGAAAGGCTACTGCATAGACCGCCCCTCGTTCGACCGGTTTCTTGCAGAAAGAGCGTCAAACCTCGGTGCCGTGTTCAGGACTTCCTCAGAGGTAAAAGCCATCGTTTCCGAACAATCAGGGTGGCGCGTCAGGACCGCCCACTCGGAATTAAGAAGCCGGTATCTTGTCGGCGCCGGAGGAGCGCTTTGCCCCGTTTCAAAACACTTCAAGCAGAACCCCTTCATCCTTCCTGCCGTTCAGTACAAGTTCAGGAAAAAGGATGTGGCGTGCGATTTTTCCGATAGCTTTCTTCAATTCCACCATCACGAGGATTTCTCGGGCGGATACGCTTGGGTCTTTGACCGCTCTGATGAGGTCTCAATCGGGGCGGGCAGCCCAACGGGTCTTAAAGAGAAGCTTGAGAGATTCTGCGCCAGGATTGGCGTGGATCCGGACAAGAGGATCAAGACGGAGGGCGGTCCTATCCCGTTCCTTCATAGACCGCTGCAGATCGCCTTTCCGCGCGCTCTCCTCTGCGGCGATTCTGGAGGGTTCACATATCCCTTCACTAAAGGCGGCGTTCACGGTGCATGCTGGAGCGGAAGGATTTCAGGCGAGGTAATCGTTGAAGCATTAAGAAAGAACGATTCGTACACACTATCCGATTACTCCAGACGCGTCTCTCTCTATCCCTGCCGTTCGAGGACCCACCTCATGATCCCCCAGGCTTTTTTTAAGTTCGATAACAAGATAATCGATACAATCGGCAGGATAATGGACGGCAAGGAATACACCGAAATCCCTGTAGGCCGCTTTGCAAGGCATTTCCTGCCGCATCCCTCGCCGAGGATATTGTGGGGCATCGCCGTGGGTTTCTGTGTACAGCGCTTCTATCATCACAGCCGCCGTTTTGCGTGGTGA